A genomic segment from Montipora foliosa isolate CH-2021 chromosome 9, ASM3666993v2, whole genome shotgun sequence encodes:
- the LOC137969997 gene encoding somatostatin receptor type 4-like isoform X1, which translates to MNDLPNFTFSNSSFITPENTDSEPKYAKVIHHTLSAIICFIGMVGNILVIMVTCKNRASKTAVHKYILNLAIADIGVLAICYPFTLVKSADPFHWPLGKVVCKVFYPLTDIFYSASIGSIVAIAIDRHTAIVRGMTAYRSLSVAKWVILGIWIFGFIAAVFPLYFVMKFIENKQNGTIDCTPQWPSTLASNIYVVSVVTLWYTLPLILILLAYRQIASKIRASKLLHSRINSMCGSRKSNKQKGIDTANTKALKILVPVVIAFAVTMFPFHLFRLVSSFVKVKGWKYLWFVYNICSVLLLANSAVNPIIYSLVSQEFRQRFNDALRFRWRRLFQRPLRRKLTLSSSLRQSLTARSRETDV; encoded by the coding sequence ATGAACGACCTGCcaaatttcactttttcaaaCAGCTCTTTCATAACGCCAGAAAACACCGATTCGGAACCGAAGTATGCCAAGGTAATTCACCATACCTTGAGCGCCATTATCTGCTTCATTGGCATGGTGGGGAATATTCTTGTCATAATGGTCACGTGCAAAAACCGCGCCAGCAAGACCGCTGTACACAAGTATATCCTCAACTTGGCCATTGCTGACATCGGAGTGTTAGCAATCTGCTATCCATTTACTTTGGTTAAGTCCGCTGACCCTTTTCACTGGCCTCTGGGAAAGGTGGTGTGCAAAGTTTTTTACCCTCTCACAGATATCTTCTACAGCGCTTCCATTGGCTCAATCGTTGCCATAGCAATCGACAGGCATACGGCCATAGTGCGTGGCATGACCGCTTACCGATCCCTGTCAGTGGCAAAATGGGTGATTTTGGGCATCTGGATCTTTGGCTTTATAGCAgcggtttttcctttgtattttgtCATGAAATTcatcgaaaacaaacaaaatggtaCCATAGATTGTACCCCTCAATGGCCAAGTACATTGGCTTCCAATATCTACGTCGTCTCGGTCGTAACCCTCTGGTACACACTTCCACTGATCTTGATACTTTTGGCTTACAGACAAATAGCCAGCAAGATTCGTGCCAGCAAATTGCTGCACTCCAGAATCAACAGCATGTGTGGCAGTCGGAAGAGCAACAAGCAGAAAGGAATCGATACAGCAAACACGAAAGCGTTGAAGATTCTTGTGCCAGTAGTGATCGCGTTCGCGGTGACAATGTTCCCTTTTCACCTATTCAGGCTGGTTTCCTCGTTTGTGAAAGTAAAAGGATGGAAGTACCTTTGGTTTGTCTACAACATCTGCAGTGTTCTTTTGTTGGCGAATAGCGCTGTAAACCCCATCATTTATTCACTTGTCAGCCAAGAATTCCGGCAGCGTTTCAATGACGCTTTAAGGTTTAGATGGCGTCGTTTGTTCCAAAGGCCTTTGAGACGAAAATTAACTTTATCTTCATCTCTACGCCAGTCACTGACTGCCCGAAGTCGAGAAACAGATGTGTAG